TTGATATGTTTGCACGTGTTTAGAGCAGAATgttaggtggtgtgtgtgtaggtgggtggtgtgtgtgtgtgggtgggtgtgtgtgatctaTAGTCTGACAACTAGAGAAGGTCACTAAGGACAGACAGGGACGTGGAGGCAGAGTTCATAGGTCATGTGAGTTCAGGGGTCACCTCTCCTGTGATGTACATTCATGTcaaacttgggggggggggggggggggggagttaggGTCACTAACAAGGTCCTGTTATTTCACACGCTATAGTCGTGTTTTTTTGGATCAGGTCTGTAAACATTCTATTAAAGTTGTATTTATGGGGAATGACTGATGTCTCTGTTTTATGTGTGATGAAAACAGACTAAAGTGTAGAGGTGTACCGTTACACCCTTACTACAGGGATTCAGGCATTTCAGACATACAGGTGAACCACACATCCTTAGGGGGAAATTACAGGGAAATACTTCACAATTTGATCAAATAGTTCACACATTCTTGTAGTTTAAGCATAATACAATGTGTGTTCTGATTTCAACAAAGTATAACTCAAAGGACAGACCTAACGCCATGTGACTGGATTGAAATCACCAGATTGTTTAAACATATGCATACTTCACAGATGTTACAATAAACTTTTCTGAAGTCTGTAGAGAATGCAAATGTTTGTCAGTGAGTCAATGATTTGACAGAACCTGCCACTTACTAGACAAACAAGCAAATGAATATGCTCCTAAATATGAAGCTGAGAAACCGCCCATGCATCCAGCAGGTGGAACCGCTGTTCAGAAGGTAAAGAtggagagtgatggagaggagggtggagaaaCGTAAAATAAACACACTGGGCTGTATATGTGCTACCATGTCAACTCACGTACAGACTACAGACTGTATGTTACGTAGTCAGTTGCTGATATTGTTACAGCATTGTTCTTGCAGTCGGTACTAATTTAACACTAGTCAGAATTACAATATGAACTGCACATTCCCTCTTCCTTCCAGTTGAACATGAAGATAGGCCTCACCATCCTCCTCCTAACTGCATCTTAACCACCATGGTGCAGTAATCTCCATTTGCATTTTTACCTTTACACTGCCTGTGTGTAGTCTAGGTGAATTATTACATTTGTTACCAGCACCTACCATGACATACTTAACATGACGTATTGCATGTGACATACTGAATGTGTTGTAGTTCTGTTAAATGTTAACTAGAGGTGACCAGAATTAGTGAAGCCAATCTTCCAAATTAAAAATCCTGTTTACTAAATGTACTATGTGCAACTGTGGAAAGTTCAGGAAGATGGGTTAGTTTGGGGTTAGTGTTATTCTACTGTGTGACTGATCAGCTGTGCATGGGGTCTGCCAATGGATTTGGTCGATCTGAATATGATTTTGATCTGAATTTGATGTTCAAGCCACATGCTGATAATGGTCTGTAATAAATTTGGAGAGGATCTCAGGACTGATATGTTGTCAAACTAAATGATAAACAGGCCTCTGACAAgaatttttgtattttattgatGTCCTTATGGCCTTCAACAAGTTCACCTGTGACAATTTCATACTGTGCTGTTCAAACtgcaaataaaataattttattacattttatcaATCCACAAGGCTCAGTTTTAGGGATTTTCTTGTAAGACTGTACCAGTCTGTTGGGTGTATACAGCAGTAAAACTCAATAAACCTCAATACAAATGTTACTATGTGCAGAATACCCAGTTCATTTATAAAGCCACTTTTTCACAGAATCCATCTTTAACATCCTTTATACTTTAATTAATCCATTTATATTTCCATCTGTATGACATGTACTAGGCTTGATGTTCTGAATGTGAGGCATTTAGAGAAAATCTGTAAATAGTAGCATTTATGCTGAATGAGATATAAATTGTAAATTGCTTGTGATGATCTGAATGAAATGGATTTAGATCTGGAAATAGTTGCATCTCTGATAGTCTGAGTGTGAAACGTTCAGGGATCATCTGTAAATTGTATCTACAGAAAATCACCTGGGTTACTCTCTGCCTCTGTAAACTGTACTAGTCTGTATGCACATCACACGTGCCACACAGAGGCAGTTCTCAGTTCAGTCTTGGGTAAACTGCTCCCTGATTGTTATAGCTATAATCAGTATTTATTCTGATTATGTTTCTTATGTGTGTTCCCTTTAAATAATGTTGTAGATGATGGGATGTTATGGGTCCAAAATAACTGCATTTAAGACATCTGGTTGTTCCTGGAGTGTGACAACATGGGGGCAGGGCTGAGAGGTCTAGATACAACCATGTGTATGGTCAGAATCAgcccttaaccctaaccttaaccacTGGTTACTAGAGTTCAGCAAAATCCTATAGTGCTGAACCATTGTGTCTTTCGGGGTAATGTTAACGCTCTTTGGAGCTGCATTCTCTGGCATGTCATGACACAAATGGAAGAAACTAACTTAACAGTGTTAACATAGCTGCTATTTGTCTAGAGAGCCTTGTGTAGCATTTAGTAAACATGCATATAATTTTAACCTGATGCATATTATTGATGTTTTTAACAATTAAATGACAATTAAGtgattttttttaacttttacaACCATATTGTCTGCAGGACAGAATGTAGCATAATGCAAGAAATGCAGAGAACTCGAAATCCCAGCAGGGTGGGGGATACTCTAACCTTACCCATAAACCTTAACTTACCCATAACCTCTACCCTGTACCCCTACCCTTACCTCTACCCCTAAACTCTTACCTCTACCCAGTACTCCTACCCTTACCTCTACCCCTAACCCCTTACTTCTAGCCATAAACCCTTACCTCTACCCCAAACCCCTTACTTCTACCCATAAACCCTTATCACCCCCCCTGTACCCCTACCTTTACCTCTACCCCTAACCCCTTAATTTTACCCATAAACCCTTACCTCTACCCTGTATCCCTACCCTTACCtctacccctaacccctaactgtGGATTTCCAGCATCATCATTCATATACAGGTCATAACATAATGAAGGTGACTTATAAGGTGctcaataaaaaataataaatttagCATATTACCCTAGAATATTCATTACATTCTTAATTTTatataaaacaaatataaacaaaaaatacaGTCAAATAATTACAAAGAAGGAACCTGTATTTACATAGGCCAATGTACAGTTCTTTGAGCGTCTTTGATATAAGTGGCTCACTGCGAGTTCAGAATGTGGCCATGTGTAATAGCTGCATTTTGAAATGCTGTGcttggtgtgagaggtgtgtgacgCGGTGCACCATGTCTTGCACAGCGGCTGTGTTTGGGTACCGAAGAGCAGCCATTTTGGTGGAGGACACCATCGTCTTCAGCAGCTCACATAGCACGTTACTAGAGTCCGTCACCCGACCGCTCACGTCAGGGGACGACACCTGTCGTGACAGTGTGTCTCCAATGAACACGAGCTTGTGTGCACTGAGGATGACAAACTTGGCGTGTGCGACGAAGATTCGTGGAGGCTGTGCAGCCGCCACACAACCAAAGAAGGCGTCCACAGCGTTGAGCAGACTGACAAAGTGCTGTTCACACTGCTCTGCATAAAAGGTCAGCAGCTGCCGGTCCCGCCCACACAGATGAGCTCCGCCTCCCACAGACGAAGTGGAGGAGGAGTctgaaggggaggaggagcctGTGGAATGTTGATGGGAGATCCACTGTGTGATGTCATTCTCTACAGGTTTAATCACCTCCTGTTCCAGCTTCTTAAACTGGTTCAGCTTTGAGAGTCAGAAGAGAACATAGTGTTAAAGGCATTAACCCTAGAGGTCACACATTAACCCTAGAGGTCACACATTGGCCCTAGAGGTCACACATTAACCCTAGAGGTCACAGGACTAACTAAAACCACTTGAACTTTCACACTTCAATCCAGATCTTAGGAAACATCCAGGTCAGTGTTCTTCAGTGTTCTTCTGGTTCATGTTTATGTTCTTTCTGTTCCCCTGAATCATATTCAGGTTTGTGTTAAAAGTACACGTGGTACTGGAACTGTCTGGTACTGATCCATTGTGTTCTGTACTGATCTGTACTATTCTGTACCGCTCCATTCTGTTCTGTACTGATCCGCACTGTTCCATTCTGATATTGTTCTGACATTCTTATCTGCATCtgtgatatttacatttacacagaCGCTGTTATCCTGAACCCGATGTCTTTATGCTCAGTCTGAGCAAAGATCCTGGCTTTAATACTGTAGGGTTCTGTGTGGCTCTTCAGTGACATCTTTAATTCAGTATAGctaaccctaatccctaacccttaaccctgTCCCACAACCCCTAAGACTAGGGCTAGCCCTTACTCCGTACAGCTTATCCCAATGGTGAAAATCAAACTAAAGCCTACATGGCTTTTCCTGCTGGTCCTCATGGTCACCAGCCATTGCCATGTCCAACCCAACCATACCTGCCTGAGGGTGAAGGAGATGCCAACAGCTTGTGTTAATCTACTGATAATTTCAAACATCAACCAGGAACATGTCAGACAAGGAAGAGAAATGAGGCCACAAACCTGATCCTGGCCCAGGTGAGTCCTGCTCAGCTTTACGATGTTCTCCTTTTCTAAAAGTTCCCGTTGTTGGCGCTCAAATTCTTCTTTACCCTTTCAATTGGAAAGAAGTTGGTTATGCTGGTGCAAAAATGTTTAGATGCAGGAATTACACCAGACATGGTGCAGCATATTTAAAGAGAGAAGCAATTTGGTTGAATAGCTGATGGAGACCCCTGTCTAACAAAACCCCTGTCCAAAATGGCCTGCTTCTCTGAAAACAGTAGGGTGTGTTTGCATGTCAAATCACCTTTATTTCTCatgcaataataataaacattgaCATTCCTGCTTTTGACAAACTAGCTTCAGCCAGACAGCATCACAGGCAAATGGACTCCTGACTGTTGGCAGAAAGACTGGCTCCACGTTTGATGAGAGGCTGTGATGTAtggggtcagtagtgggagTCCGTGCTGGAACCGAAGAGTCTTGAGGCGCCAGGACAGTCGTTTAGATTCCAGTTCAAGAACAACAAATGTGTGTTGGGCACGACATCATGTTAAAGACGAATCTGAAACTGCCGCACAAGCTGTCTATTCTTCAGAATAGTTTTATAACTATATTTCTGCTTTTACCTACATGTTTTCACTACTGGCTATTGGATAAAGTTACTAAAACCCTTCTCACCTGTAGATGGACGTAGTCATAGTCCTCCATCCAGCTCTTCACACATTTCTCACTGTCCTGCACCACAGGGAAAGGTTTGGTCTGGCAGCTGGAATTCTCCTCTGGAGGGGCGCAGGTGAATGGGTGAACGATGCCCTCTACAGGGGTCCTCCGGAATAGCAGCTCTGCACTGCCCCCTACTGTTGACGCCAGCTGCCTGGCGTCATCCGGCAGCGTCCGTGACACCATGACAACACGGTCCAGCTGTGCGGGACTCCAGCCGCTGCTCTCCAGGCTGCGGTGAGTCTGCTGCAGGGTCTTCTGTGCGTCCTCCAGTCGTTGCAGCTGTCTGCACAACTTTGCCTGCAGTGGTGGGTCTGACAGGGTGGGGGCGGTGGCCACCACTTCCTTCCCGAAAGTCAGGAGGTCAGCCAGCGTGGTGTGCACACGCCCCAGCGCCCCACGCACCTCGCCAGCCTGCCGCTCCAGGGACCCGGCCTTGCGGCAACAGGGCGAGGCAGCCAAACCCTGCAGGGTGGACACGGACGAGATCAGGCCCAGCTGCAGACGGCCCAGGCGTCGCAGGGCGGAATCCAGGTGCGGCGCCGGCTCGGCTGCGGACCCCAGCATTGAGGACGTGGAGACGCTGCCCCTCGCGCTGGAAAACGAAAGGCGATTCACACCGTCCGTGACGTCAGTGAGTGCGTGCGAGTCCGGCGCTGGAAGGGCGTCGACGCCCCTGACACGCTCCCGCTCACACTGCCGCGCCTGCATGCCGCGGGGAACATCGTACAGGTCTTGGGTCGCGGCAGTGAGTTGGCTGGCGGGAATATCGTAAACACTGCTGATGTTGCCGGAGGCGACACAGGCTTCTGAGCTTGGGGGAAAATCGTAGTTGGACTGAGTGGATTTGGACATGAATGCTGGTGGAACATCATAAACCCCCTCCGGCTTTTGCTTGTGAGGCTGAGGGAAGTCATAGTCGCCCTCATCCTGTGCAGCAGtgctccagcagggggcagtggaGCACACCTGCCAGAACAAACTAACAttaatcccacacacacacacacacacacacactaaacaacaAGGAAAACCCTCCCATAAAGTGGTGGATGACAACCAACCATCTAAAACCGTAGCACTGGTGTCAGTGAGGCGCATGGCTTAGATGTGCGTGGACCATAAGAATGCAGACCAACATAAGAATGTAGACCACCAGATCCCTGGAGCACAGTGGAGTGGGCCCCAAACCACTTTAGCCAGCCCTCAAACCCTCAAACCCGCCTCTGCATCGAGCTGAAGCTCCATTTCACTTCATTACAAACAAACATCCTACACTGACAAGCAGCAGCtaccaaggttataatagttttggatttttcattatagtttagttttaattgtgactttttttctaattcagttagttttaattagtttttagagcatgtttgctagtttttattagttttaataatttttttaaagcttagttttagtttagttttcattagttctagtagttttagtttttaaatattttgggTTATTTTTGAGGTGCAGGATTCAgaaaaactcatcaaaagataccatttttaaaaatgcattcaattactgttgaacaactaacagtccacaagatagaagccttaagtgcaaaatgtgtaatattgctgctgaaaattgccagactaaggacagacacgaacataggagcgtaaccctattttggttcgtgtgaaaagccaaactttttgaaggcaatcgagtcactcagtcgtgttgacatccagtctcaacacattaactagtgTATTTGCCCGCTTGCGGTTTTCCTGCATATTAACTAACCACCAGCAActatttgatcactggtgaaaACGGTCCATTACGGTTCTCCTTCCAGGTGCTACCTAGCCgggatggtgcttctctttcAGCGGAGCTACTCAGAAGTAGCTTGCCAAGGTACTGGCAGTTGTTAGCCCTATTGTGTGAGCTTTGAGATTCGTGgggtttttcctcttgagaactactccatatattttatcacctaTTTCCACTACAAGACAGTTTTCGTTATTTCGTTCATTTTCGTTGACGATTATAACCTTGCCAGCTACTGCTGTCGTTAGGGTCCTCCACTGATCAAAGAACAGCTCTCGACCAACACCGGCACGGCTGGCAGTCAAAGCATTCATTTAGCAACCATTTTCTCATACTTGTCATCCTCCAATTTAGGGGAGAAATAGCCATTTGTTGTTAGTTAAggtttagggttggggttaagtTACTCTAACCCTAGGATGATTCATTGGCAACATACCCCTTGAGATTGAGGAGGGGTGTCGTACACCCTCTGATGACGTATATCCTGGGATGCAGGGGTGTCGTACACCCCCTGATGACGTACATCCTGGGATGCAGGGGTGTCGTACACCCCCTGATGACGTACATCTTGGGATGGAGGGGTGTCGTACACCCCCTGATGACGTACATCCTGGGACGGAGGGGTGTCGTACACCCCCTGATGACGTACATCCTGGGACGCAGAGGTGTTGTACACCCCCTGATGACGTACATCCTGGGACGGAGGGGTGTCGTAAAGACTCTGGCCATGAGAACTCCGTCCTCTCTGTGTGCTAGGTGGAATGTCATTCACCTGTACAGCcaacacaaaacaacacacacaaagtgatGTAACATCCACCAGTATACAGTACAAATCATTACTGTATTCAGCACAGACACCTACAccctgtggtgtagtgtgtgggtgtggctgaGGGCGGGGCCGTAGGTGTACACCTGTTCCGTTTGTGTTGTTTTCAGCACCTGAACAACACAACAAGAAATTTTTTAATGCATTACAACCACCATGCAAGCGCCAAATCAGGTCAAAAAGACAAAACTGCAGTGTCCCCCACAGGACAGCCCAGAGATCATCAGAGGATTCATGCATCGCGAACCCTAGATAATACAGGAACTGCTAACCctagagactgagagagactgtgaggGGACAGTACATCTGTTGGTGAGTCATGGGTGCAGATAGAGGACTTTGTCACACTCTGGCATAATGCTGAATCAACATGCATCTGAAGAATGATTACCATCCTCCCCCTGATGGGACATATGAATAATGTCACAtagctccacccctctcccacaGCTCCACCCCTCTTCCCACAGAACCCAATCAGGACTAAACAAAAGAAGGCAAACCCACTCGTATCCAAACCTGTAGAGGCAAAACTGCGTTGTGTAATATGTAATATGGACGAGTCCTGCCTGTGAAAGGAAGCCCATATAGTGAAGGTGCAATGTGAGGATGAGACCACTGGGGGCAGCGCAGGCTTAAATTCAGCACCTGTGGTCACATGAATATGCTACTCTGAAAATTCTTCAAGCTTGTGTCAACCCTTTGCTAGGTGCTATGAACAGGATCAGAGCATCACTCgcgctagcacacacacacacacacacacacacacacacacacacacacacacacacacacacactccattctCTCACTTGTAGAATTATTTTTCCCCTCTCAGCACTACTGCTTAGTTGTGTAAATATTGCCAAGGCAGGTGGGGGAACCTGTCACCCCTGTGTGATTAGGGAAGCTTGTGGGAAGCATCCTCACTGGATGACCCTGCAAAACCGGCTGACCTAATGTCATCACTTCACAAACAAGCACATTAGATTAATCTCTCCTGATGTTCCTCTGATTCCTCTGCCATTCGAAATTTGTTTGGAAGTAATTTTCCTGCATTTGTGATCCGGTGCTTATTTTTTGGGCCTAGCTGCAAAGACACGGAAGACTACTGGATTTGAATTGTTATTGAATTTGAATTGTTACTTAGATTTGTTAATGCTTAAATTACTGTCTAACCACCGGTAATTGTTGGCTAACAGTTGTGAAACCAAACACCATCTAATAAAAATAATTCCCTGCTGTTCCAGACCACCAGCCTGTGGGTCCTGACCTACGTTACTCACTGGGTATTTGAGCCTCATTATCTTAACAAAGGTCTTCATTGTGCCACAGATGTCCTTAGTGAATGTCACTGCTCCACTAACGGGTGGGAGGAGCAGCTAGTCCTATTAATATGCTTGTCCTATTAATGTAGACAATTAAACGGCCGATCTCCCGAGACCTCATATGTCTCAGCAATAAGACCAAAAAGCAAAAAGCCCTCCTGTTACATTAGGGACATAAAAAGACACATTATCTATCTCCTTGAATGCAATCACAATCCAGACTAATTTAACACATTTCAAGATAACCAGCCAAGATAGCCAGTTGGTTAGGGCTAGGGGTTAGAGTTCTGGGTTAAACCATTTCAGTGCGCTGGTGCACTCTATCTCCAATCCATACTCCTACAAAGTTAAAAACCAGATACAAAATAAATGAGTCTGAGTAAGATGTGGCTCTACACCAATGGCCATGAATTTTTATGACATTTCCATGATACAGAAGCACACAAACAGGTGGTCTACAGAGGGCATGGTGTAAGCAGAGGGTCTATATAGGGCATGGTGTAAGCAGAGGGTCTACAAAGGGCATGTTGGAAGCAGGCGGTCTACAGAGGGCATAGTGTAAGTAGACGGTCTACAAAGGGCATGGTGGAATCAGGTGGTCTACAGAGGGCATGGTGGAAGCAGACGGGCTACAGAGGGCATGGTGTAAGCAGACGGTCTACAGAGGGCATGGTGTAAGCAGACGCATCTAATGCTGATGAGACCTGGTGGCTGACTTTTCAagtcaagtttatttatatagcattttTTACAGCAGCAGCTTTACAAACGCATTGGTCCAGATAACTAATGGCCCAGACAgtaggggagacagagagaggaagagagggagagagagagagagagagagagagagagagagacccatcGTGGGTGTGGGAGTGCCTAGTCACCACTGTCACCATCACCCAGCTGCTGCAGGCATGAAtgaggctgtgtgtgcatggagggagtgtggaggagggtcACACCAGGACGTGTGCCAAGGCAGCCAGGAGCAACCAGGACTCACAGTGCACCATTATGTGACATGTGCCTGACCAGACACAGTACCTGCAGCAACCAGCAGTTTCAGGTTGTCTGCAATTTAGGACCAAATTTAGGAAATACAAAAATAAGTTCATTTTGAAAAACTCAAAGCCGTCTTATTAGAAAATTCTGAGGAAAGACTTCTACAATCGAAAAGCAGTTTCCACAAACTATACGCCTGCTAAACACAGCGCCCACAGAACTCTttgggtgtgcgtgtgcacggCCGTTTAGGAATTAGCGGAGTAGTAGTGGCGCTTCACGGCACTGTTCAAACATAGCGAGGTCAAACTAGAGCTAATACCATGATTTCTGTGATTTCATGTCATAATCTCAAAATATGTAGCTAGCTACACAGTTACAATTATATTGGTGAGCGAATCGTGTTGACAGCGTCAGATGAAACCTGTCGAGTTCCCTCACAGGTAGCTAGCTGGTCTAGGACTTGATAGCCTTAGCtcgttaactagctagctagttgtCTTGTAAtctcatttgtgtttctgctaaCGAGATTGAACATGTTACATGTTAAATCTAGCAAGATTGTTCCTTATCTACATGGATGTACGTGTTAAACATTTCTAAGAAACCATGCCAGTTTCCCATGGTAGAAATATGAATACCTCATGGTAGTCTTAATATCTAGCTTAGTGACTGCGGATTTTCTCCTCTCGGGTAAAATCTTGACAAACTGTTGCCCAGTTGTCCAAACTGTTGTATGAAAACAACCTTGCACAACAAACCTCTTAACAAGTTATATCAGAAAGTAATCTATCATCTTCACTAGACAGCTTTCATATTCACAATCGATAACTGGGCTACTAACTGTATAGGAATTTAATTTATCAAATTTGAATAGGCCACAGCAAAGATACACAGCTAAAACACAAAATGTAAGACCACAATATTTAAATGTCTTACATTTGTAAATTGTAATTTAAGGCCTATTCGGCCCTATCAGGCACCACACAAAGCACCCTGCTGTGTGTGACTAAGATCATAGATCAGGTGGCCTTGATCATAGCCTTGGTCTGCTTGGTTGACTCTAACTTCAGGACTGGACTTCACTAGGTAAAAAGGACAATGGTGACTTCTACAAATTCAGCTGAGCTCTGTTCCTGGAACCTCGTGTGAGTCTGAGATAGCATGATAACACATA
This Brachyhypopomus gauderio isolate BG-103 chromosome 6, BGAUD_0.2, whole genome shotgun sequence DNA region includes the following protein-coding sequences:
- the nedd9 gene encoding enhancer of filamentation 1, whose protein sequence is MKCKNLLAKALFDNVPETPEELAFRKGDILTVIEQNTGGLEGWWLCSLHGRQGIAPGNRLNLLLGPMFEGNMAGSLTPPHSLAHQQSTHTSQGIYQVPSTQGQAPPIYQIPPTLDVYQVPQRSTLAVDVMPSRVNDIPPSTQRGRSSHGQSLYDTPPSQDVRHQGVYNTSASQDVRHQGVYDTPPSQDVRHQGVYDTPPSQDVRHQGVYDTPASQDVRHQGVYDTPASQDIRHQRVYDTPPQSQGVCSTAPCWSTAAQDEGDYDFPQPHKQKPEGVYDVPPAFMSKSTQSNYDFPPSSEACVASGNISSVYDIPASQLTAATQDLYDVPRGMQARQCERERVRGVDALPAPDSHALTDVTDGVNRLSFSSARGSVSTSSMLGSAAEPAPHLDSALRRLGRLQLGLISSVSTLQGLAASPCCRKAGSLERQAGEVRGALGRVHTTLADLLTFGKEVVATAPTLSDPPLQAKLCRQLQRLEDAQKTLQQTHRSLESSGWSPAQLDRVVMVSRTLPDDARQLASTVGGSAELLFRRTPVEGIVHPFTCAPPEENSSCQTKPFPVVQDSEKCVKSWMEDYDYVHLQGKEEFERQQRELLEKENIVKLSRTHLGQDQLNQFKKLEQEVIKPVENDITQWISHQHSTGSSSPSDSSSTSSVGGGAHLCGRDRQLLTFYAEQCEQHFVSLLNAVDAFFGCVAAAQPPRIFVAHAKFVILSAHKLVFIGDTLSRQVSSPDVSGRVTDSSNVLCELLKTMVSSTKMAALRYPNTAAVQDMVHRVTHLSHQAQHFKMQLLHMATF